The Brachyhypopomus gauderio isolate BG-103 chromosome 1, BGAUD_0.2, whole genome shotgun sequence genome includes a window with the following:
- the LOC143527196 gene encoding uncharacterized protein LOC143527196, with protein sequence MGDDFEVADPEDDINGKVTEMKILNEKVLSNIEAAQRKQQKTFGDRKQKSAKVFAANTGDEVLISHDSKKRRTGDSLGSLHQGPYTVLDVSSKGVATLQKGVSSVQKVNISRLRPYNRLTNVPTERTYLRDHCYPQLEWQVEHPYALSGLHWEKHLNPLQDELLHYVLDINRPSNELIVKDGVTCLTREDFWSLGLSRCMESNIGNACLRIVEEAARKHTNMQTHSSVCRTIASLIDPNPWTEKTGKDIKNFPRQTGPDSCGIFMLMSDMPLIRRWWCVQLMERFSIEGHGQRFAYWAEEAPLLLKGNLEPLFRVPRSTVGPLQSDGLAESDSTAKNNSNQPRIMRDLKRALCWIHSHTELFAGKVTEPAVMKMSAEDQQNALEALSELENGCEESRDPFTFTFELQEDMETFLCNCADLMGLKVNSMFL encoded by the exons ATGGGAGATGACTTTGAGGTTGCTGACCCAGAAGATGACATTAATGGGAAAGTTACAGAAATGAAGATCCTTAATGAAAAG GTCCTTAGCAATATAGAGGCAGCGCAGAGGAAGCAGCAAAAGACCTTTGGAGACCGGAAGCAAAAGTCTGCCAAGGTATTTGCAGCCAACACTGGGGACGAGGTTCTTATTTCCCACGACTCTAAGAAGCGCCGCACTGGAGACAGTCTTGGAAGTCTGCACCAAGGACCATATACTGTGTTGGACGTTTCATCAAAAGGTGTAGCCACTCTGCAAAAGGGTGTCTCTTCGGTCCAGAAGGTCAACATATCTAGACTTCGACCATATAACAGATTAACAA ATGTACCGACTGAGAGGACATATTTGCGGGACCATTGCTATCCTCAGCTGGAATGGCAGGTGGAACACCCATATGCTCTCTCGGGTCTGCATTGGGAGAAACACCTGAACCCTCTTCAAGATGAGCTG cttcactaTGTCCTGGATATTAACCGTCCATCAAATGAACTGATCGTGAAGGATGGTGTTACCTGTCTGACACGTGAGGACTTTTGGAGCCTGGGATTGAGTCGGTGCATGGAGTCAAAT ATTGGAAATGCATGCCTTAGGATTGTGGAAGAAGCAGCACGGAAACAC ACAAACATGCAGACCCACAGCTCAGTTTGCCG AACAATTGCAAGCTTAATTGATCCTAACCCCTGGACTGAGAAAACAGGAAAAGACATTAAA AACTTTCCACGACAGACTGGACCAGATTCCTGTGGCATCTTTATGTTGATG AGTGATATGCCACTAATCCGTCGATGGTGGTGTGTTCAGCTGATGGAGAGATTTTCCATCGAGGG ACATGGACAGAGGTTTGCCTACTGGGCAGAAGAAGCCCCTCTTTTACTAAAGGGGAACTTGGAGCCTCTCTTCAGGGTGCCAAGGTCCACTGTTGGTCCACTTCAGTCAGATGGACTAGCTGAAAGTGACAGCACTGCAAAAAATAACAGCAAC CAACCACGCATCATGAGGGACCTCAAAAGAGCTTTGTGTTGGATTCACAGCCACACAGAACTTTTTGCTGGGAAGGTGACTGAGCCTGCTGTGATGAAAATGAGTGCTGAGGATCAACAGAATGCTCTTGAGGCTTTGAGTGAGCTTGAGAATGGATGTGAGGAGTCAAGGGATCCATTTACCTTTACTTTTGAACTCCAGGAGGACATGGAAACGTTTCTTTGTAATTGTGCTGATCTAATGGGCCTTAAGGTTAATTCAATGTTTTTGTAG